From a single Sander vitreus isolate 19-12246 chromosome 2, sanVit1, whole genome shotgun sequence genomic region:
- the pecam1b gene encoding platelet endothelial cell adhesion molecule isoform X8 has protein sequence MGPLLLLTSTLLSSYFHAGRTVNAQQLFTIRDITLSIEPSTDVTRNTNVTLRCKAVVSSSGQEALSREYTIYKESNTVYTKTSSTSEDLLYPLPEARVSNTGKYKCKINIEEKHMTSEAKKLTVTGLSKPVLHLNKDVVNEGEEITATCMAHGETGSIFFYFYEDSKEVQEKQVKSNQAEAKLRITSVGIHKIHCAYTVLITPDSFKSEESSAVIVSVKELPITPVLEISPRSKIYEGDQLDFLCTVRTVLQHSEGKLYLSQGNQLLSSGDTKVNHSMVALAKDPGEFECRFEMGDVTKFVLKTVSVTELFSVPTFTMSPAEVFQKEDMTLTCKSESFASERLRREELTYTLDPPENLLTPKGPGVFHGKALQYDFNFTCVARARGIVKHSETLTVRPKVSVSIPKISMVGRAVLGQPLKILCQSDSGSLPINYTLLREYDELSTTIVKQPFQQAFFTVTITKPDEITKYMCEAKNNHKEAPLSKRLNATVIVPLTNPIMTVIPNLPEITEGDHLYLICGVAGTPPITFKWYRVGYEQPLYTTTSNKNNTDYQVPKVSKQDSGTYYCEAFNHANNVVVSDRVNIQVHLALWKKLVIGAFCLLAVSVLVVVSVLCFICKRVRVNRAAVSVWSERPPEAGFSRVR, from the exons ATGGGCCCCCTACTACTGCTCACCTCCACACTCCTGTCCAGCT ACTTCCATGCAGGGAGGACGGTGAACGCACAGCAAT TATTCACGATACGAGACATCACCCTGTCCATCGAGCCCAGTACTGATGTGACTCGGAACACCAATGTGACTCTGAGATGCAAGGCCGTCGTCAGCAGCTCTGGGCAGGAGGCGCTGAGTCGTGAGTACACTATATACAAGGAAAGCAACACAGTCTACACCAAGACCTCCAGCACCTCGGAGGATCTTCTGTACCCTCTGCCCGAGGCCAGAGTCTCCAACACCGGCAAATATAAGTGCAAGATCAACATTGAGGAGAAACACATGACCAGCGAAGCCAAGAAACTCACAGTAACAG GCCTGTCGAAACCAGTTCTCCACCTTAACAAGGATGTGGTCAACGAAGGGGAGGAGATAACGGCCACATGTATGGCACACGGTGAGACAGGCTCCATTTTCTTTTACTTCTACGAGGACTCCAAAGAGGTCCAGGAGAAGCAGGTCAAGTCCAACCAGGCAGAGGCCAAGCTTCGCATCACTAGCGTTGGCATCCACAAAATTCACTGTGCCTACACTGTCCTTATAACGCCAGACTCCTTCAAGTCCGAGGAAAGCAGCGCTGTCATTGTTTCCGTCAAAG AACTTCCCATCACACCAGTTTTGGAGATTTCCCCCCGGTCCAAGATCTATGAAGGAGACCAACTGGACTTCTTGTGCACCGTCAGAACCGTTCTGCAGCACTCTGAAGGTAAACTCTACCTGAGCCAGGGGAACCAGCTTCTCAGCAGTGGAGACACCAAAGTCAACCACAGCATGGTTGCACTGGCCAAGGACCCTGGCGAGTTTGAGTGCAGATTTGAGATGGGAGATGTAACGAAATTCGTCTTAAAGACGGTTTCAGTGACTG AGCTGTTTTCAGTGCCCACTTTCACCATGTCTCCTGCTGAAGTCTTTCAAAAGGAAGATATGACGCTAACCTGCAAAAGTGAGAGCTTTGCCTCTGAAAGACTCCGCAGGGAAGAATTGACTTACACTCTTGATCCACCTGAAAACCTACTGACCCCCAAGGGCCCAGGAGTATTTCATGGCAAAGCCCTACAGTATGATTTCAATTTTACCTGTGTAGCTCGAGCCAGGGGCATCGTGAAACACAGTGAAACCCTGACTGTTCGTCCTAAAG TGTCTGTCTCCATTCCAAAGATCTCGATGGTTGGCAGAGCAGTCCTAGGACAGCCCCTCAAGATCCTCTGTCAGTCAGACAGTGGCAGCCTGCCAATAAACTACACCCTTCTGAGGGAGTATGACGAACTGAGCACAACCATTGTCAAGCAGCCCTTTCAACAAGCTTTCTTCACAGTCACCATCACCAAGCCTGACGAAATCACCAAGTACATGTGCGAGGCGAAGAATAATCACAAGGAAGCCCCACTCAGTAAAAGACTCAACGCCACTGTCATAG TGCCTCTGACGAACCCGATTATGACCGTCATCCCCAACCTACCAGAAATCACTGAGGGAGATCATCTCTACCTCATATGTGGTGTTGCCGGCACTCCGCCTATCACCTTTAAGTGGTACCGTGTTGGCTATGAACAGCCGCTATATACCACCACCTCCAACAAGAACAACACGGACTACCAGGTCCCTAAGGTGTCCAAACAGGACAGTGGCACGTACTACTGCGAGGCTTTCAACCACGCCAACAATGTCGTCGTCAGTGACCGGGTCAACATACAGG TGCACCTGGCGTTGTGGAAGAAATTGGTGATCGGGGCATTCTGTCTGCTGGCGGTGTCTGTGTTGGTGGTGGTCTCTGTGCTGTGCTTCATATGcaagagag
- the pecam1b gene encoding platelet endothelial cell adhesion molecule isoform X12 encodes MGPLLLLTSTLLSSYFHAGRTVNAQQLFTIRDITLSIEPSTDVTRNTNVTLRCKAVVSSSGQEALSREYTIYKESNTVYTKTSSTSEDLLYPLPEARVSNTGKYKCKINIEEKHMTSEAKKLTVTGLSKPVLHLNKDVVNEGEEITATCMAHGETGSIFFYFYEDSKEVQEKQVKSNQAEAKLRITSVGIHKIHCAYTVLITPDSFKSEESSAVIVSVKELPITPVLEISPRSKIYEGDQLDFLCTVRTVLQHSEGKLYLSQGNQLLSSGDTKVNHSMVALAKDPGEFECRFEMGDVTKFVLKTVSVTELFSVPTFTMSPAEVFQKEDMTLTCKSESFASERLRREELTYTLDPPENLLTPKGPGVFHGKALQYDFNFTCVARARGIVKHSETLTVRPKVSVSIPKISMVGRAVLGQPLKILCQSDSGSLPINYTLLREYDELSTTIVKQPFQQAFFTVTITKPDEITKYMCEAKNNHKEAPLSKRLNATVIVPLTNPIMTVIPNLPEITEGDHLYLICGVAGTPPITFKWYRVGYEQPLYTTTSNKNNTDYQVPKVSKQDSGTYYCEAFNHANNVVVSDRVNIQVHLALWKKLVIGAFCLLAVSVLVVVSVLCFICKRGRETYSPPATQAVYL; translated from the exons ATGGGCCCCCTACTACTGCTCACCTCCACACTCCTGTCCAGCT ACTTCCATGCAGGGAGGACGGTGAACGCACAGCAAT TATTCACGATACGAGACATCACCCTGTCCATCGAGCCCAGTACTGATGTGACTCGGAACACCAATGTGACTCTGAGATGCAAGGCCGTCGTCAGCAGCTCTGGGCAGGAGGCGCTGAGTCGTGAGTACACTATATACAAGGAAAGCAACACAGTCTACACCAAGACCTCCAGCACCTCGGAGGATCTTCTGTACCCTCTGCCCGAGGCCAGAGTCTCCAACACCGGCAAATATAAGTGCAAGATCAACATTGAGGAGAAACACATGACCAGCGAAGCCAAGAAACTCACAGTAACAG GCCTGTCGAAACCAGTTCTCCACCTTAACAAGGATGTGGTCAACGAAGGGGAGGAGATAACGGCCACATGTATGGCACACGGTGAGACAGGCTCCATTTTCTTTTACTTCTACGAGGACTCCAAAGAGGTCCAGGAGAAGCAGGTCAAGTCCAACCAGGCAGAGGCCAAGCTTCGCATCACTAGCGTTGGCATCCACAAAATTCACTGTGCCTACACTGTCCTTATAACGCCAGACTCCTTCAAGTCCGAGGAAAGCAGCGCTGTCATTGTTTCCGTCAAAG AACTTCCCATCACACCAGTTTTGGAGATTTCCCCCCGGTCCAAGATCTATGAAGGAGACCAACTGGACTTCTTGTGCACCGTCAGAACCGTTCTGCAGCACTCTGAAGGTAAACTCTACCTGAGCCAGGGGAACCAGCTTCTCAGCAGTGGAGACACCAAAGTCAACCACAGCATGGTTGCACTGGCCAAGGACCCTGGCGAGTTTGAGTGCAGATTTGAGATGGGAGATGTAACGAAATTCGTCTTAAAGACGGTTTCAGTGACTG AGCTGTTTTCAGTGCCCACTTTCACCATGTCTCCTGCTGAAGTCTTTCAAAAGGAAGATATGACGCTAACCTGCAAAAGTGAGAGCTTTGCCTCTGAAAGACTCCGCAGGGAAGAATTGACTTACACTCTTGATCCACCTGAAAACCTACTGACCCCCAAGGGCCCAGGAGTATTTCATGGCAAAGCCCTACAGTATGATTTCAATTTTACCTGTGTAGCTCGAGCCAGGGGCATCGTGAAACACAGTGAAACCCTGACTGTTCGTCCTAAAG TGTCTGTCTCCATTCCAAAGATCTCGATGGTTGGCAGAGCAGTCCTAGGACAGCCCCTCAAGATCCTCTGTCAGTCAGACAGTGGCAGCCTGCCAATAAACTACACCCTTCTGAGGGAGTATGACGAACTGAGCACAACCATTGTCAAGCAGCCCTTTCAACAAGCTTTCTTCACAGTCACCATCACCAAGCCTGACGAAATCACCAAGTACATGTGCGAGGCGAAGAATAATCACAAGGAAGCCCCACTCAGTAAAAGACTCAACGCCACTGTCATAG TGCCTCTGACGAACCCGATTATGACCGTCATCCCCAACCTACCAGAAATCACTGAGGGAGATCATCTCTACCTCATATGTGGTGTTGCCGGCACTCCGCCTATCACCTTTAAGTGGTACCGTGTTGGCTATGAACAGCCGCTATATACCACCACCTCCAACAAGAACAACACGGACTACCAGGTCCCTAAGGTGTCCAAACAGGACAGTGGCACGTACTACTGCGAGGCTTTCAACCACGCCAACAATGTCGTCGTCAGTGACCGGGTCAACATACAGG TGCACCTGGCGTTGTGGAAGAAATTGGTGATCGGGGCATTCTGTCTGCTGGCGGTGTCTGTGTTGGTGGTGGTCTCTGTGCTGTGCTTCATATGcaagagaggtagagagaccTACAGTCCTCCAGCAACTCAGGCCGTTTATCTCTAA
- the pecam1b gene encoding platelet endothelial cell adhesion molecule isoform X9 translates to MGPLLLLTSTLLSSYFHAGRTVNAQQLFTIRDITLSIEPSTDVTRNTNVTLRCKAVVSSSGQEALSREYTIYKESNTVYTKTSSTSEDLLYPLPEARVSNTGKYKCKINIEEKHMTSEAKKLTVTGLSKPVLHLNKDVVNEGEEITATCMAHGETGSIFFYFYEDSKEVQEKQVKSNQAEAKLRITSVGIHKIHCAYTVLITPDSFKSEESSAVIVSVKELPITPVLEISPRSKIYEGDQLDFLCTVRTVLQHSEGKLYLSQGNQLLSSGDTKVNHSMVALAKDPGEFECRFEMGDVTKFVLKTVSVTELFSVPTFTMSPAEVFQKEDMTLTCKSESFASERLRREELTYTLDPPENLLTPKGPGVFHGKALQYDFNFTCVARARGIVKHSETLTVRPKVSVSIPKISMVGRAVLGQPLKILCQSDSGSLPINYTLLREYDELSTTIVKQPFQQAFFTVTITKPDEITKYMCEAKNNHKEAPLSKRLNATVIVPLTNPIMTVIPNLPEITEGDHLYLICGVAGTPPITFKWYRVGYEQPLYTTTSNKNNTDYQVPKVSKQDSGTYYCEAFNHANNVVVSDRVNIQVHLALWKKLVIGAFCLLAVSVLVVVSVLCFICKRGKRQAVAELSVKGEPSCSQRVE, encoded by the exons ATGGGCCCCCTACTACTGCTCACCTCCACACTCCTGTCCAGCT ACTTCCATGCAGGGAGGACGGTGAACGCACAGCAAT TATTCACGATACGAGACATCACCCTGTCCATCGAGCCCAGTACTGATGTGACTCGGAACACCAATGTGACTCTGAGATGCAAGGCCGTCGTCAGCAGCTCTGGGCAGGAGGCGCTGAGTCGTGAGTACACTATATACAAGGAAAGCAACACAGTCTACACCAAGACCTCCAGCACCTCGGAGGATCTTCTGTACCCTCTGCCCGAGGCCAGAGTCTCCAACACCGGCAAATATAAGTGCAAGATCAACATTGAGGAGAAACACATGACCAGCGAAGCCAAGAAACTCACAGTAACAG GCCTGTCGAAACCAGTTCTCCACCTTAACAAGGATGTGGTCAACGAAGGGGAGGAGATAACGGCCACATGTATGGCACACGGTGAGACAGGCTCCATTTTCTTTTACTTCTACGAGGACTCCAAAGAGGTCCAGGAGAAGCAGGTCAAGTCCAACCAGGCAGAGGCCAAGCTTCGCATCACTAGCGTTGGCATCCACAAAATTCACTGTGCCTACACTGTCCTTATAACGCCAGACTCCTTCAAGTCCGAGGAAAGCAGCGCTGTCATTGTTTCCGTCAAAG AACTTCCCATCACACCAGTTTTGGAGATTTCCCCCCGGTCCAAGATCTATGAAGGAGACCAACTGGACTTCTTGTGCACCGTCAGAACCGTTCTGCAGCACTCTGAAGGTAAACTCTACCTGAGCCAGGGGAACCAGCTTCTCAGCAGTGGAGACACCAAAGTCAACCACAGCATGGTTGCACTGGCCAAGGACCCTGGCGAGTTTGAGTGCAGATTTGAGATGGGAGATGTAACGAAATTCGTCTTAAAGACGGTTTCAGTGACTG AGCTGTTTTCAGTGCCCACTTTCACCATGTCTCCTGCTGAAGTCTTTCAAAAGGAAGATATGACGCTAACCTGCAAAAGTGAGAGCTTTGCCTCTGAAAGACTCCGCAGGGAAGAATTGACTTACACTCTTGATCCACCTGAAAACCTACTGACCCCCAAGGGCCCAGGAGTATTTCATGGCAAAGCCCTACAGTATGATTTCAATTTTACCTGTGTAGCTCGAGCCAGGGGCATCGTGAAACACAGTGAAACCCTGACTGTTCGTCCTAAAG TGTCTGTCTCCATTCCAAAGATCTCGATGGTTGGCAGAGCAGTCCTAGGACAGCCCCTCAAGATCCTCTGTCAGTCAGACAGTGGCAGCCTGCCAATAAACTACACCCTTCTGAGGGAGTATGACGAACTGAGCACAACCATTGTCAAGCAGCCCTTTCAACAAGCTTTCTTCACAGTCACCATCACCAAGCCTGACGAAATCACCAAGTACATGTGCGAGGCGAAGAATAATCACAAGGAAGCCCCACTCAGTAAAAGACTCAACGCCACTGTCATAG TGCCTCTGACGAACCCGATTATGACCGTCATCCCCAACCTACCAGAAATCACTGAGGGAGATCATCTCTACCTCATATGTGGTGTTGCCGGCACTCCGCCTATCACCTTTAAGTGGTACCGTGTTGGCTATGAACAGCCGCTATATACCACCACCTCCAACAAGAACAACACGGACTACCAGGTCCCTAAGGTGTCCAAACAGGACAGTGGCACGTACTACTGCGAGGCTTTCAACCACGCCAACAATGTCGTCGTCAGTGACCGGGTCAACATACAGG TGCACCTGGCGTTGTGGAAGAAATTGGTGATCGGGGCATTCTGTCTGCTGGCGGTGTCTGTGTTGGTGGTGGTCTCTGTGCTGTGCTTCATATGcaagagag GTAAAAGACAAGCAGTTGCTGAATTGTCAGT